Genomic window (Sparus aurata chromosome 19, fSpaAur1.1, whole genome shotgun sequence):
ATAGACTGACTGAAAGAAACTAAACCTTCTTACCTTCAACTGTTATCTGAAGAGGatcacaaacagctgttgcCTTGAATGGGCTGTTCTCAATCCTGAAGTAGTATGTGTCTGTGTAATTAGTGATTAAACTGGAAAATAAAGTGGtgcagtttttctctctcaggtttccagTTATCTTCATTGGATACATGTTATTTGTCCCACTGCTgttgaaaatcacattttttggatcatttttaaaCCTGGTGTCATTTTTGATCCACACTCCAAATATTTTGCTTTTGCTGTCAAACTCTTGTTCTTGTTCAGGTCTAAAGCTACATGGGATTTGCAGACAAGATCCGCTCAGTGCTTCCATCTTCGATTGTGCAGTAATGAAGATGCCTGACTTCTGAGTACAAGCAGCCAAAGCACCTGTAAACCAGATTATTGATAaccaaaatgtttaaaacaatctTCATTACCAGAAAGACAAAATATACTTCAGCagatatattttacattatggCTGTTTTCATTGTTCAGTCTGTTAATGGTCTCCAAATCAAAGTGAGTGAACAAACAGCTcacctgagagaaagaagaggctcAGCAACATGTTGGCTGtcaccacattcacacacaggacTGACATGACACTCATCATCTGGTTCCTTGTTAAGCTGTTGTTATTAATACCACGTCGACTTCCTCCTTAATGAATATCTATGAAGACGTTGTTTCTCACGTACACAAGAATTTATCTCCTTTCCTGCTGATATGCTGTGAGTATTATTATTCACATGACTCCCTGCAAGTCTGTAAGACGTCAAATCACTACATGTGCATATCATGCTGTAAATATGATAATATCGATAAATGATAAAGATATtcaaaacatttgaaacattAACTTTCTCTTCGTTCACATGTATCAGCCAAAGTGATATTGCTGACTTGTGCACAGTCGCTGTGGTCACTTTGACCTTTGTAACTGTTGCTCAACACAACTGCACTGATAAAAAGTGTTTTCCTTCCGTCCCAGGCTTTTATTTGTACATCACAACTTTATCTTTAATTCTAATTTATCATTTGTGTTCAATTCCCATGCTGAGTTCTTGCTAGTTTGTGATTTatctgactggaaacatcacaaagtgGCATCACTCGTGCACGGTCCAGGACAGGAAGTCTCTGCAGCTGGTGATTAAACCGTCAGCGACATCATTAGTTCTTATTTactgagcatcagtgatatcaaTGAAGTGTCTGAACTGagtcctgaactcatcctcaacactccgCCATGAATCACTTGTTTTTCTGACTTGATTCTTTATTAATTTGTCTGTTTAGCTTCTTTTATTGAgtctgtgtctttgtagttTAGAGAGtcacaaacagaaatgtcaaaatataAATTACGTTGTATATGTTACGCAAACTTGTATTGCATcagacaagagagaaaaagtcagaGACTGCTCACCTCATTCAAACTGCCTCGTCATCGCAGCTATCTAGCAAGAATcttttcaaaatacattttacatacaaAGGAACACCAGCACACAACAGGAAAGAATGTTTCTGATTCCTTTAAGAATAATAAATTCATAATTCAACCTAGCATTACACAGATTATTGGTGAAGCTGCTCAGTATTTGCTGTTGTGTTATTCCAACAAGCTGTTAAAGTGTCAATCAGACACAGTCATGGGTCCGTCTTTGTTCTAAACACAGTCATGGACCACTTGTTTATTGCAGAGAGCTGTGTGGCTGCAGTCAGTCCTTTAGTACTTGTTTTCTTAGCACTTCATCATATTACATCTCACCACTTCTTCTTAGAGCTCTCACTATGTTTATcagccacatacacacacacacacacacacacacacacacacacacacacacacacacatagatctATTTCAACACATTTCCATCAGTGGTAATAACAGATTAAACTGTGAGATGTCTCAGTTNNNNNNNNNNNNNNNNNNNNNNNNNNNNNNNNNNNNNNNNNNNNNNNNNNNNNNNNNNNNNNNNNNNNNNNNNNNNNNNNNNNNNNNNNNNNNNNNNNNNNNNNNNNNNNNNNNNNNNNNNNNNNNNNNNNNNNNNNNNNNNNNNNNNNNNNNNNNNNNNNNNNNNNNNNNNNNNNNNNNNNNNNNNNNNNNNNNNNNNNTCCTTGCACTAAAGAGGATATCTAATAATACCTCCTGACGCCCAGTACCTAAACTTCTTCTGAAGTGTTGACAACAGAAGATGAGACAAAGACTGTTTCAATCATGTTGGCACCACAGAGTTTTGGCACCTGTTAGAGACGAGGATTGTACCTGAAAGAACCACAAGATGGAGACATTACAAGAGGAAGGTTGGTGGTTCAATCCCCTGGTTTCATGTCGgtcaagatactgaacccctgCCGTGTGTGAATGTGCGTATGAAAAGGAGTATGTAAGTGTTTGAAAGTGTTCGAGTGCTCAGTAGACTGTAAAAGCACTACTGGATATAAATACAAGTCCATCTACCATCATGATGAAAACGCATTAATTAGTATTACAACAATGAACTTCATACACAAGGGAACTAAAGGGAAGATGACtcatctgaaatgtaaatgtcaaccactagtggagtaaaaaaaagagGCTGTTTGTGTCATTCCATGTCAGCGGTGTGGTAAAACTCAAGAAAAATTCTATACCTCAAAAAGACAATGAGATTTAAAGACCTTTGAGGATCTTTAAAAAGTCACCATGTGCAAGTCGGTGTGATATGATTCATTGTTCAGTTGAAACAAGCAGGTGACATAAATAAAAAGTCCCCATCATCCAAAATATCTTACATAAATTGTCCTCATTTCACATTTGGAGATGattatcaacacacacaaagaacacaccacagtggaaaagaaagatgatTACCATAAAAATACCATAAATCACCTCGATCTTACACAcactaatgatgatgatgaaggaattttatttgtgttatcttccatcaaaacaaacacctgtGCTGTTTAGACTTCATCCTTTGTTCATGTCACCAAACTCTTGCAGACTAATTGAATATTTAAGAATTAGAGGAACAAGAAATAGAGAAATATTCCATTTATGGTGAACATgacgtcttcctcttctccttcatgATGCTTGAATCTCAATCACTCTGTTGACACAGTCTGCTTCATCTGtgtcctgagagagagacagagagagagagacttttgACTTTTAACAACCTTTATCAAAACCAGGTACTCGTTACAGCACAGCAccaacacaaattaaaaatctTCCTGTTACAGAACCTTCTCATAAACAAATGACCCGTTCAGTCTCCAAAACAGCTACAAACAGCCCTGTCTACACAGACCACCCTCTGAAACACATCAGGGTCATTAACAAAAGAATAATACTCAAACTCTGTAGCCCGTAGACGTGCAGACACCAGCCCCTTGAACAGTAACTCAGGGTCCACCAGCCCTGAACCCTGCAAACCTGTTACGCCTCGTGAGCCAAGTAGCCAGTTCAGCCTGGccaaacagaaaatgaatcagGAGATCTCTGTGCTTGGTCTGAGCTGAATACCTGGACCCCAGTATGTAAAGCCCCTCAGAGAACACCGCTCCTATCCTcccacagagagcagagaggagagacagcaaACGATGGCATTCAACAAACACGTGATTTACAGACTCAGGCATGTTATAGAACACACAGCCCTCCCTCACATTATGATGCACTTTAGaccaaaacacatttgttgCCAGTGCCCCAGGTAACACCCTCCACTGCAGATCCCCTGACCTCTTAGGCAGAGGGAGCTTATACAGCCTGATCAACCTAAACTCTGCCATCGTCTGTCTCTCAAGGTAGCGCAGCCACTGATGCTCCCTGACCTCCTTCATTACTGCAAAGTTCCTACGCTGCATACAAATATTTCCCCTTTACACCCTGAAAACCCCAGGCTCAGAGAGGCAAAAGACAGCAGTCTGTCTTCCTGCTAACCTTCTGGACCTGCCACCAACAGCACAGGGACAAGTGGAGGCTCCTCCCCCGTCACCTGACTGAAGGAGTCCAGTACTGATGGAGACAGCGAGCTCAGCACCtgccctctctgcctcctcagaGTCCTCTGTATCCTCTCCAACAGGCCAGCAGGTGGATTAAACTGTTGATGATCAGAGTGCGACCTCTGTAGGAGACTTGAGAGAGGATCCACCTCCACTTTGCCAGCCTGGTGTTTGTGGCTGAGAGGATCCCCTCCCAGTTCCTACTGCCCCAGCCCTCCCAGCATCCACACAACAGCGCCCCACTCTTCCCCCAGTTCACTTTGCAGACAAAGCCTTTTCGATAAATCTGAAGTGCACTCACTACTGCCTGCAGGTCTTGATCATTTTTGACCAGCATTGACACATCGTCACATCGACACATCTAGACTACATTGGGGTCTTCCTAAAGGCACCAGTCTGCACAGCTGCAAAGCTACCTTCATTACTCACTAGGCCCCGGCATGGACAAAATGTTCCCCCACTCCAAAAGCATGTAAAGCCTTAAACAGGTACCCATGGTGCACCCTGTCAAAGGCCTTCTCCTGATCCAGACTACAATTGACTGTTGACAGAATAATGTAGCTGTCCTCATCTAGCAGCTTACCTTCACTGGTTTGTTGCAGCATCTTGATCTGAAGCAGCTGAAAGAAAGGAAGatggaataaataaacatgaatacAAGTGAAACATTTTAGAGATAACAATAAGTCTGTAGCTGGAAATGATCACATCATAGGAAAGTTGGTCTCACCACTCAAAGATGATGATTGCACTGTAGAGCATGATGACTCCCAGGATCTTCACTGTAATGTAGACAGAAAGCACAAACTCCTGATCATCTGTAACAAGACAGCACGGTCAGCTTCTCTTTAATGGAAAATGTTACGACTCTGAAACATCCTGAACTTTAATTCCTTCTGTTAACCTCAAATGTAAACTTGTACATCATAAAACACGACCTTCAGCACTtcattaacaaaaataaaatgtcttacatgaaacactgagagtctttgtctcctctgctgtcttgacatgttttccttcattcaCAGGATATGTGgcagaacagctgatgttgtatcCATCATGTTGGTCTGACAGAGTGATGGTCTCCTGGATTTTAGTTGTAAAGGttccatctgtgttttcctctattttgtTGTGAGAGTCTTGTTGGAGATTCCAGGTGAGTTTAGGAGGGGAGTGTGGACAGGGAGTGAAAGCTGAGCAGGTTATAGTGACagactccttctccttcagatcACCTGAGATCTCAATTGTGGGGCGACGAGGAGAATCTGTGGGTTCAAATCACACACATAGTAGAAAATATATCATCTCAAattccttcatttgttttttttaatgccaaacCTATTTTGTCCTAAAGTTTGACCATTTCATTTTGAACTGTAACAGTAGActcagtgttttctctgaatTTTAATTCTTGGTAAAGTGAAAACTTTCATACTGAACAATAACATTATAGACTGACAGAAACTACACTCACGTACCTTCAACTATTATTTGAAGAGGATCACAATAAGCTGTTGCCTTCAATAGGTTGCTCTCAATCCTGAAgtagtatgtgtttgtgtaactagtgattaaactggaaaataaagtggtgcagtttttctctctcaggtttccagTTATCTTCATTGGATAGATGTTATTTGTCCCACTGCTATTGAAAATCACATCGTGTGGATTGTTGCTAATAAAGTGATTACTTTTAATCCACACTCCAAAGatttctctgctgcttttaaaatctttttttgacCTAGGTCTAAAGCTACATGGGATTTGCAAACAAGATCCACTCAGTGCTTTCCATCTTCTTTGGTGCAGTAATGAAGAGGTCTGAATCTTCAGGACAATCAGCCAAAACACCTGTAAACCAGAATCATGATTAAAATGATGTGGAAGAGAAAGTTGATGATGCAGCAGTAGGTTGTTTGCtggtctttgtctctgtcctgTTAAGAATGTCAGTAGAAAACATTCACTATGCAGTCAGGACATGAACAACTGGATAAAGTAACTCTGTCTGCTCTTTCTGATTAATTTCCGAATGAAGTCCAAACTGTAAATAATCAATGTCTCCAAATAAAAGTAAGTGAACAAACAGCTcacctgagagaaagaagaggctcAGCAACATGTTGGCTGTCACCAGATTCACACACAGGACTGACATGacactgaataaaaaacaacatatattatatatatttcagtCAAAGCATCTTTTAAACaagttatttgtgttttttgaaagcAACTAGGAAGGAACTAGCCAAGTAAAACCAGATGCTACTGTGTTAGAAGTAGCAATGAATAATATCTGTAGAGTTGCACTGAAAGCAGTTTAAATATCAAATGAGTTTATGATATTACACTCAAGTAGTGTCTTATTTCTTGAGGTCATTTCTGCTTAAACCAACACATAGTATATGTTATTTCTTGCAATAAAGCAGCAATTTAAAACCTGTCCAAGTTCACACATcaaaagcagaaaacatttGACCTTACCAGACAAGCCTGCAgctgaaaaagagaagaaagtaGTTTTTCTTCCAGTAACAAACTGATCGGACGTGTCATATAAAAGCAGCCAGACTTCTTGTTTCACACGACTAAATTACTGCAGAAATAAGAGAAGTCTATATCCTTCCTGTTGACACCCCCTGAGTGAGGAAGTCCTCAGCACATCAGAATGCAAGAGACTTATTCCTAATTATTATTTGGATCAGGAGACTCAGTGAAGCCTGTATGTGTTATCTTCTTCTGTCGTACATGTTACATTAGGAGGATGTTTTAAATTGGGCCTTGTGGAGAGCTGCCTCTTATATACTTGTATCAAGTATTTCAAGGGGCACTAATATACAGGAGGAAAACATCTAGATGTTAGTGATTTGAAATATGCAACTGTGTAGGTGATCCGGATCAGCTGCTGGTGTAGCTCTTTCTGTCGGGTCAGCGAAGGAAATTGTTTTGTGTCCATCACAATCAATCatttgtggggggaaaaaaagcacgAGCTGTGCGTTAGATTCTTCCTCGCTTCTCATTGCAGTTAGCACAAGAACTAAACTTAAGTGTTCCAGTCAAAGAATAAATTGTCAATACATGGACAATGATCACCGCTGTTGAGCACATGATGAAGACGTGTTGCTGCAGAGAGCTGTGTGGAGGACCGAAGCAGCAAACCAACTTCCCAGTTTCCCTGACCTTTCACCtctcagggttttttttggctCAGACCGCTTTTGTAACTTCATCCGGTTTCAGTCAGTTTGGTTTCTCAGCCACTCAGAGATACAGTTCTGTTTCATCATATTTACAACACACCGTTTTAGTAGTAATTAAAGACTGAAGGTGTCTCAGTTTCCTTGTACttaaatgcactgaaatacaAACTGACGCCCAATGCTTCAACTTACTCTCAACCAAAAAAGATGAGTGAGAGAATACTTCAGACATGTTGGTACAGCAGAGTTTTGGTTACTTGTGTCAAGTGTTTCTCACTGCAGCTCAGTGACACAGAACTGATAAGTGAACCTCAGTTATCAAAATGCTGTGTTCACTTAAAATGCGCTGAATGCTCTATTCCAGTATCACAATGTTACAATTGCGATTTAAATTGAAATCCTCATATgtcgtaaaaaaaataaatctttttatGTATGTAGACAGCTGTTAAATGTCTTCATGTTAAAATTCTAGAAATGTAATGGTCTATTTTACACCGAAATTGAGATTGTCTTTTATCTACATAGATCAATTGATTAATGTCCTTAGTGACGCTGAAACGATTGAACTCTTCTTATCTATCGTATTATCTCTTATCTGTAAGTCCTCAGTCTTTTCCCAGTACTCtgcacaatgacatcatcagttgAGCACCCGCCTCATATCTTTTATTTGCACTAAAATGTTGATCTTGTGTACAACCTGCCGATCTTatcaaaacattattatttaacATGTGCAGGCTTCTGTGACTCTGGAGGTAATGTTAATCAGAGGGTCGGTGGTTCAATCCCCGCTTCCAGCTGCTTGTCAAAGTGttttgggcaagatactgaacaccAATTGCTCATCCATCGGTATGTCAGCGGAGTAAATGTGTACTTATTTTTTCAGGCTCACGTTCATTATTTTAGACCCCCACAAACTGAAGATTAGAACTTGAGATGTTGTAGAAacacctgctgctcacacaaCAATCCCACAGTTTACATCTATCAGttcaaataaactttattggcaTAAATGAAGTGACACTATTGACACATTTAAAGTTATTGAATGACGACATTTCACAcaagaaaactaaatacattCATTTGCTGCACAGAACCTGCATGatcacgcacgcacgcgcacgcacgcacgcacgcacgcgcgtcACTGAAGGCCATGGAAACAGAAACGTTAACCAAAGCTATAAAAGCTGCAGGCCTCATTATTTCTCATTCGCACATTAAACTTTGACAAGTTGACCTACTGCGGATTTATTGTTGGAAAGTTGCAATCTGGGAAACCCGATTGACTGGAAAACTTCTACTTAACAAAACTTTTTGGATTATACCTGTTCACCTGGAAGACTTCATCTCAGACAATCCTTTTTTGGATTAAATCTGATCACTTGAAGACTTCATCTCTGACAAACTTCTTTGGATTTAACCTGATCACCTGCAAGGCTTCATCTCAGACAAACCTCTTGGATTATACCTGACCACCTGTAAGATTGTTTGCAAACAAACCTTTTGGATTACTTTGCTCTAGGACCACTACTGCCAGAAGTAGACCATCTCTAACTGCTGGAGAAGTGGCCTCCGGTTGACCCCCTGTGGCGAGGCACCTGCTGTCCTGAGTCTCTGCAGGTAGGACATCTTTTATTATCAcaccaaatgtatttattcatcttcTTATACGTGGAGAAGTTTGTTTCGGTTGACTAATGTGCCGATACTCTTGGTAAATGATCGAATTTACAGATAGGCTATTGATAACATTTTAGCTAGCCTTTCATGGAAAGT
Coding sequences:
- the LOC115570314 gene encoding LOW QUALITY PROTEIN: myelin-associated glycoprotein-like (The sequence of the model RefSeq protein was modified relative to this genomic sequence to represent the inferred CDS: deleted 1 base in 1 codon), which produces MSVLCVNLVTANMLLSLFFLSGVLADCPEDSDLFITAPKKMKALSGSCLQIPCSFRPRSKKDFKSSREIFGVWIKSNHFISNNPHDVIFNSSGTNNIYPMKITGNLREKNCTTLFSSLITSYTNTYYFRIESNLLKATAYCDPLQIIVEDSPRRPTIEISGDLKEKESVTITCSAFTPCPHSPPKLTWNLQQDSHNKIEENTDGTFTTKIQETITLSDQHDGYNISCSATYPVNEGKHVKTAEETKTLSVSYAPKDTSVSISASAGSWVNLTCSSRSKPPVSSFTWFRNSKDGLMNVAEGHFYSFNVTDGGDYYCVATNNFGSQKSPEIHLTVKGISDQKVQLHHRLRYMFEQGQTEEEEEEEEEEEEEEEEENIQYGEIDFSRHRPEVSSDSVQDSGQQEETLYAQVKVSKPANR